One window of the Colletotrichum destructivum chromosome 4, complete sequence genome contains the following:
- a CDS encoding Putative PDK/BCKDK protein kinase, with the protein MSWKKTDRLMDTIRHYASFPATGVSLRQMVQFGERPSVGTLFRASQFLAEELPIRLAHRVQELDELPDGLNDMPSVKRVQDWYAQSFEELTQLPRPDLDRATKERLMKPTKSYGKGSMLSEATRNPSIEEGQYASLPQSNGNGWSKQKNIAARRYFAMVDDTGDWPAELRLYNERFAKALHGIKRRHDGVVTTMAQGILEYKRKRQRMQIDNNIQSFLDRFYMSRIGIRMLIGQHIALTDQSHHRDPSYVGIICTKTNVQDLAQEAIENARFVCEDHYGLFEAPKIQLVCNPNINFMYVPGHLSHMLFETLKNSLRAVVETHGQDKQEFPVTKVIVAEGKEDITIKISDEGGGIPRSSIPLVWTYMYTTVDRTPNLDPDFDKSDFKAPMAGFGYGLPISRLYARYFGGDLKLISMEGYGTDVYLHLNRLSSSSEPLQ; encoded by the exons ATGtcgtggaagaagacggacagGTTGATGGACACCATCAGGCATTACGCCAGTTTCCCGGCAACTGGCGTGAGCTTGAGGCAAATGGTACAGTTTGGAGAGAGGCCTTCTGTCG GAACCCTCTTCCGTGCCTCACAattcctcgccgaggagttGCCAATTCGCCTGGCCCATCGTGTACAAGAACTCGACGAGCTTCCCGACGGCCTTAACGACATGCCCTCCGTGAAGCGTGTGCAGGATTGGTACGCACAGTCGTTCGAG GAACTCACACAACTCCCGCGACCTGATCTGGACAGAGCCACCAAGGAAAGGCTGATGAAGCCGACTAAGTCATACGGTAAAGGCTCTATGCTCTCCGAGGCGACGCGGAACCCAAGTATCGAAGAAGGCCAATATGCGTCCCTCCCCCAGTCCAATGGAAACGGCTGGAGTAAACAGAAGAACATTGCCGCGCGGAGATATTTCGCCATGGTCGACGACACGGGCGATTGGCCGGCCGAGCTCCGACTCTACAACGAACGCTTCGCAAAGGCCCTGCACGGCATCAAAAGGCGCCACGACGGAGTCGTAACCACCATGGCGCAGGGTATCTTGGAGTACAAGCGCAAGAGGCAGCGCATGCAGATCGACAACAACATCCAGTCATTCCTCGATCGCTTTTATATGTCGCGCATAGGAATCCGCATGCTCATTGGACAGCACATCGCCCTGACCGACCAAAGCCACCACCGCGACCCGTCCTATGTCGGTATCATTTGCACCAAGACCAATGTCCAGGACCTCGCCcaggaggccatcgagaaCGCTCGCTTCGTCTGCGAGGATCACTACGGGCTTTTCGAGGCACCAAAGATCCAGCTCGTTTGCAACCCCAACATCAACTTCATGTATGTTCCCGGACATCTGTCGCACATGCTGTTTGAGACCCTCAAGAACTCCCTtcgcgccgtcgtcgaaaCGCACGGCCAGGACAAGCAGGAGTTCCCTGTGACCAAAGTCATTGTCGCCGAAGGCAAGGAGGATATTACCATCAAAATCTCAGACGAGGGTGGCGGCATCCCCAGAAGCTCGATCCCCCTTGTCTGGACTTACATGTACACCACCGTGGACCGGACACCAAACCTGGACCCGGACTTCGATAAGAGCGATTTCAAAGCTCCAATGGCCGGTTTCGGATACGGCCTGCCCATTTCGCGGCTGTATGCGCGATACTTTGGCGGCGACTTGAAGCTGATCAGCATGGAAGG ATATGGAACGGATGTGTACCTGCATCTCAACCGTCTGTCCAGCTCATCGGAACCCCTGCAATAG
- a CDS encoding uncharacterized protein (Putative zn(2)Cys(6) fungal-type DNA-binding domain, transcription factor domain, fungi) encodes MSFESDKRPSKRQRDPEPSADAARASTACEACRDRKIKCSGNHPCRYCARRQIPCTFREAVKKKLYAVEYVAHLEELAACVRGRGSKPSGNAPLGRRSPSQVAVNDGEISPQPMPVFDSNRSIHSESLPVPSLSPGKPSVSLGHIEEEDRNVNKQLESTPDLAGSINSSSLYFSHQIKSLKSGCSAGPRYGPSTRQQSPDWPENVYGIPPPKRGGESRDGDRHTVDLPGLQEAQELLDTVLNSLGNIQHLFEPRAFCDRLSEFYSTAVDKTDIWYVELLIVLAVGKLLRGKPGGGGTLPGTDLYQEAERHLPGMMTLRRQGTTAVEILGMMAFYLQCADLRDDAYVYAGMALRLAMSNGMANSSSYSGLRRSEKAHRCRLWWTIYMQERRLAAATGQPLTIQDASISTEYPGEAPGFVTPAAMIVNIELARITGQTMDVVYGTKGKAVDRYVESVRKILKQLQDVAKSIPSEYTLNLTRAPRLSRTAGTLYLMLHQAMQCIVLATRPTLLHLARNRLDVAKSVTKNTVSMWELDQISGSCVEAASCSLEVLDAMKEQRIIANFGFFDLDAAFSAAFVFVLVDSIHARASHPSSIVQIRKASEILKHLASQGNFAAQKRRADINQMCSHLGVSFNEDADERADISPMEIDGVRVNEAGTDDADGQTQHHQHDEDGRLIPFRSRDQDLHRVEDTVLQHELPSSSQLDWAQAAATLLDHSLADTQDQQQSMAAALSFGEGGNEMLGGLYLEDFSLTGVVETDWAEFARQLASQNELGG; translated from the exons ATGAGTTTTGAATCAGACAAACGTCCATCAAAGCGACAGAGAGACCCCGAACCATCGGCTGATGCCGCGAGGGCTTCTACGGC TTGTGAAGCATGCCGCGATCGCAAGATCAAGTGTTCTGGGAACCATCCGTGCCGGTATTGCGCGAGACGGCAGATCCCCTGCACTTTTCGGGAGGCtgtcaagaagaagctctACGCGGTCGAGTACGTTGCGCATCTCGAAGAATTGGCCGCATGTGTACGCGGCAGAGGATCAAAACCGTCCGGCAATGCGCCATTGGGGCGCAGGAGTCCCAGCCAAGTTGCTGTCAACGATGGTGAAATTTCACCACAACCCATGCCGGTGTTTGACAGCAATCGTTCTATTCATTCCGAGTCGCTTCCGGTGCCGAGTCTAAGTCCTGGCAAGCCATCCGTCTCACTGGGACACATCGAAGAAGAGGACAGAAATGTCAATAAACAACTTGAAAGTA CGCCCGATTTGGCTGGTTCCATTAACTCATCGAGCCTGTATTTCAGCCATCAAATCAAAAGTCTCAAGTCCGGTTGTTCGGCTGGCCCCCGTTATGGTCCTTCAACGCGCCAACAATCACCTGACTGGCCGGAAAACGTCTATGGAATCCCTCCACCGAAGCGCGGCGGGGAAAGCCGAGACGGAGACCGTCATACCGTTGATCTGCCGGGTTTGCAAGAAGCGCAGGAGCTCCTGGACACCGTATTAAACTCCCTCGGAAATATACAGCACCTTTTCGAGCCGAGGGCGTTCTGTGACCGACTTTCCGAGTTTTATTCCACCGCGGTTGACAAGACGGATATCTGGTACGTGGAACTGCTGATCGTTTTGGCAGTAGGAAAGCTCTTGCGTGGGAAACCAGGCGGAGGTGGCACATTGCCTGGGACGGACCTGTACCAGGAAGCCGAGAGGCATCTTCCGGGCATGATGACTCTCCGAAGGCAGGGAACGACAGCTGTCGAGATTCTAGGCATGATGGCCTTTTATCTCCAATGCGCCGATCTTCGTGACGACGCCTATGTCTAT GCGGGGATGGCCTTGAGACTCGCCATGTCAAATGGTATGGCCAATTCAAGCAGTTATTCCGGCCTGAGAAGATCCGAAAAGGCTCACCGCTGTAGATTGTGGTGGACTATTTATATGCAAGAGAG GAGACTCGCAGCTGCCACTGGTCAGCCTCTAACAATCCAGGATGCGTCCATCTCGACAGAATATCCCGGCGAAGCACCTGGATTTGTGACGCCCGCAGCAATGATAGTCAACATTGAACTGGCGAGGATCACTGGGCAGACGATGGATG TTGTCTACGGTACAAAAGGCAAGGCCGTAGACCGGTATGTTGAGAGTGTTCGGAAGATATTGAAGCAGCTTCAGGATGTAGCGAAATCGATCCCATCCGAGTACACTCTCAATCTTACCAGGGCGCCGCGACTATCGAGGACAGCAGGCACCCTTTACCTGATGCTACACCAGGCAA TGCAGTGCATCGTTCTCGCCACACGTCCTACGTTGTTGCATCTAGCGAGGAACCGACTTGACGTGGCAAAGTCTGTGACGAAGAATACGGTCAGCATGTGGGAACTCGATCAAATTTCCGGTTCCTGTGTAGAAGCTGCAAGCTGTAGCCTCGAAGTGCTGGACGCCATGAAAGAGCAGCGGATCATAG CCAACTTTGGGttcttcgacctcgatgccgcctTCTCTgccgccttcgtcttcgtgCTTGTAGACAGCATACACGCACGCGCcagccatccatccagcATCGTCCAAATTCGTAAGGCGTCCGAAATCCTGAAGCATCTGGCCTCGCAGGGCAATTTCGCGGCCCAAAAGCGCAGGGCAGACATAAACCAAATGTGCAGTCACCTGGGCGTCTCGTTCAATGAGGACGCAGACGAACGGGCCGACATATCACCCATGGAGATTGACGGGGTTCGAGTAAACGAAGCGGGTACGGACGATGCTGATGGTCAAAcgcaacaccaccaacacgACGAGGATGGGCGTTTGATCCCATTCCGAAGCCGGGATCAAGACCTGCATCGCGTGGAAGATACCGTGCTCCAGCACGAGCTCCCGTCATCTTCACAGCTCGACTgggcccaggccgccgccacacTGTTGGACCACAGCCTGGCCGACACGCAAGACCAGCAGCAatcgatggcggcggcgctaTCGTTTGGCGAAGGTGGAAACGAGATGCTTGGCGGCCTGTACCTGGAGGACTTTTCTCTCACCGGCGTGGTCGAGACAGATTGGGCCGAGTTTGCTAGGCAGCTTGCTTCGCAAAACGAGCTTGGGGGGTGA
- a CDS encoding Putative Stc1 domain-containing protein, with the protein MSAIASRPNGSPQNLGQKLPEKFRCKTGGEWKPFSSFSNKQQKLVLDKLGRRVRIDAANTGMNCRFHSGEPVKELQCEGPCSQILVLDQFSKNNRTNGVNICKACQHWINTQEPGYAPWAGPHTDLDPIEQMGGFEARMPAEPSDIVEFHDNRPLAPITGTDGLTALDNDETGLPSLGMAGLHIGHARRGLFAPRLDTESISTPQTTESVSSQAMTESMGATEWWFTQSGLARDQTGGRINYNAWDSTGQKHELCKTPTIQSKQSSMMNSIAEASNSRSPNATDIRSQKTAIAKNPTTGGGTWAGVSWHDIRPLNRHRLLTRVQNRQADRKQLSEKEHRELQRNMPQRQAIVPYGDYSDDSDDDE; encoded by the exons ATGTCGGCTATCGCTTCTCGACCGAACGG CAGTCCTCAAAATCTTGGCCAGAAGCTGCCAGAGAA GTTCCGCTGCAAGACCGGCGGCGAGTGGAAGCCCTTTTCGAGCTTTTCCAACAAGCAGCAGAAGCTCGTCCTGGATaagctgggccgccgtgTCCGTATCGACGCCGCGAATACGGGCATGAATTGCCGGTTTCACTCGGGAGAGCCTGTCAAAGAGTTACAATGCGAGGGCCCTTGCAGCCAGATCCTAGTTCTTGACCAGTTCTCCAAGAATAACAGGACCAACGGTGTGAAT ATCTGCAAAGCGTGCCAGCATTGGATAAACACTCAGGAGCCTGGCTACGCCCCCTGGGCCGGGCCACATACCGACCTGGACCCCATAGAGCAGATGGGGGGTTTCGAGGCCCGCATGCCTGCGGAGCCTTCTGACATCGTTGAATTTCATGACAACCGA CCTCTCGCCCCCATCACAGGAACCGATGGACTCACTGCATTGGACAACGACGAGACGGGTCTCCCTTCTCTTGGAATGGCTGGTCTGCATATCGGCCATGCCAGAAGGGGCCTCTTCGCCCCACGTCTCGACACGGAAAGCATTTCCACTCCGCAAACGACGGAGTCCGTCTCGAGCCAAGCAATGACTGAGAGCATGGGAGCCACCGAGTGGTGGTTCACCCAAAGTGGCCTTGCTCGTGACCAAACAGGAGGCCGAATCAACTACAATGCATGGGATTCCACTGGCCAAAAGCATGAGCTGTGCAAGACCCCCACGATCCAGTCCAAACAGTCGTCAATGATGAACAGCATAGCCGAAGCTTCAAACAGTCGGTCCCCGAATGCCACAGACATTCGTTCCCAGAAGACCGCCATCGCCAAAAATCCTACCACTGGCGGCGGAACTTGGGCTGGAGTGAGCTGGCATGATATCAGACCTCTGAACAGACACAGATTGCTGACCCGAGTCCAGAATCGACAGGCCGACAGAAAGCAGCTTTCCGAAAAGGAGCATCGCGAGCTGCAGCGCAACATGCCGCAGAGACAGGCCATTGTTCCTTACGGCGACTACAGCGACGACAGTGACGATGACGAGTAG